The following coding sequences lie in one Indicator indicator isolate 239-I01 chromosome 2, UM_Iind_1.1, whole genome shotgun sequence genomic window:
- the LRP11 gene encoding low-density lipoprotein receptor-related protein 11, producing the protein MAALVLVLLATLGGLAVMPGGRCAAPLAELRSQISGVESLLEEFRRQLQQEEPGPPAVVATDGSWERCGGSSSFSARPDSIIRTKDSIAAGATFLRAPGAVAGWRQCLDACCAEPSCTLAVVQGPGRQRGAAELGCYLFNCTHRGRPVCRFAPHRGYSTYSRRPAGLAPLPAAPPEEENDKPPQCKAGQDIVLQSPVDWALLDGRESSDDHGIVQYEWTLLQGDSSVEMKVPQPGTLKLSHIQEGRYIFQLTVTDTAGQRSSDNVSVTVLPMVHSAVACVGVCSRYQFICDDGCCIDITFACDGVRQCPDGSDETFCQNFSPGRKTVTHAAPGSTQQRTVGLTENIDENFSAENTLKATARNQPLLSVDEDMTNQSFAQGPKKQITGFVPDNSSSGKRTDDKNGNGIIVPKRNQLGGGHPVPETGAVLPLALGLAITALLLLMVACRLRLVRQKLKKARPITSEESDYLINGMYL; encoded by the exons ATGGCGGCGCTGGTGCTGGTCCTGTTGGCGACGCTGGGTGGGCTGGCCGTGATGCCGGGCGGGCGGTGCGCAGCGCCTCTGGCCGAGCTGCGCTCTCAGATCTCGGGCGTGGAGTCGCTGCTGGAGGAGTTTCGccggcagctgcagcaggaggagccgGGACCGCCGGCGGTGGTGGCAACGGACGGCAGCTGGGAGCGCTGCGGCgggagcagcagcttctccgCCAGGCCCGACTCTATCATCCGCACCAAGGACTCCATCGCGGCCGGCGCCACCTTCCTACGGGCCCCCGGCGCTGTGGCGGGCTGGCGGCAGTGCCTGGACGCCTGCTGCGCCGAGCCGAGCTGCACGCTGGCCGTGGTGCAGGGGCCTGGCCGGCAGCGGGGAGCGGCTGAGCTGGGTTGCTACCTCTTCAACTGTACGCATCGCGGCCGGCCCGTCTGCCGCTTCGCCCCGCACCGCGGATACAGCACCTACAGCCGCCGGCCCGCCGGTCTCGCCCCGCTGCCCGCCGCGCCGCCGG aagaagaaaatgacaaGCCTCCACAGTGCAAGGCAGGACAAGATATTGTGCTGCAGTCCCCTGTCGACTGGGCGCTTTTGGATGGCCGAGAAAGTTCAGATGACCATGGAATTGTCCAGTACGAGTGGACACTGCTGCAAGGTGACTCATCGGTTGAAATGAAG gtACCACAGCCAGGAACACTGAAACTGTCTCACATTCAGGAAGGCAGGTATATTTTCCAGCTCACTGTGACAGACACTGCAGGTCAGCGAAGCTCTGACAACGTCTCTGTGACCGTTCTGCCCATGGTTCATTCTGCAGTAG CCTGTGTTGGGGTTTGCTCTCGCTACCAGTTCATCTGTGATGATGGCTGCTGCATTGACATCACGTTTGCTTGCGATGGCGTGAGACAGTGTCCTGATGGATCAGATGAAACTTTCTGCCAGAACT TCAGCCCAGGTCGGAAGACAGTGACACATGCAGCTCCTGGCAGTACCCAGCAAAGGACTGTAGGACTGACTGAAAACATAGATGAAAACTTCTCTGCAGAAAACACCCTGAAAGCCACTGCCAGAAATCAGCCACTTCTCTCAGTGGATGAAGACATGACTAACCAATCGTTTGCTCAGGGACCAAAGAAACAAATCACTGGTTTTGTGCCAG ATAACAGTTCCTCAGGGAAAAGAACTGATGATAAAAATGGGAATGGCATAATTGTGCCAAAGAGAAATCAGCTTGGAGGTGGTCATCCAGTCCCAGAAACAG GTGCTGTGTTACCCTTAGCCTTAGGCTTGGCCATCACTGCTTTACTGCTGCTTATGGTTGCCTGCAGACTGCGTTTAGTGAGACAGAAGCTTAAAAAAGCTCGACCCATTACATCTGAAGAGTCTGATTACCTCATCAATGGGATGTATCTCTAA